The following are encoded together in the Vigna unguiculata cultivar IT97K-499-35 unplaced genomic scaffold, ASM411807v1 contig_608, whole genome shotgun sequence genome:
- the LOC114172480 gene encoding uncharacterized protein LOC114172480: protein MRASQSRQKSYADQRRRPLEFAVGDHVFLRITPTTGVGKAIRSRKLSPKFIGPYQILRKIGPVAYEIALPPQLSNLHSVFHVSQLRKYVSDPSHVLEFEDLQIRGDLSVEVQPVSICDRQTRQRKGKLVSLVRVIWDRRTGDSTWELEKEVRKSYPHLFPATSPEITIEPPPQAVRSVLT from the exons ATGAGGGCATCCCAGAGCAGACAGAAATCTTATGCTGATCAGAGGAGGAGACCTTTGGAGTTTGCGGTTGGAGATCACGTTTTCCTGAGGATTACCCCAACCACTGGCGTAGGGAAGGCTATTCGCTCAAGGAAGTTATCCCCTAAGTTTATCGGTCCATATCAGATCCTGAGGAAGATTGGgccagtggcttatgagatcGCTCTACCTCCTCAGCTATCTAACCTTCACTCTGTATTCCATGTCTCTCAGCTTAGGAAATATGTATCCGATCCTTCTCATGTGCTAGAGTTTGAAGATCTGCAAATTAGAGGAGATCTCTCAGTGGAGGTTCAACCGGTTAGTATTTGTGATAGACAGACTAGACAACGCAAGGGGAAGTTGGTCAGCCTAGTTCGGGTCATCTGGGATAGGAGAACAGGGGATTCTACATGGGAACTAGAAAAGGAAGTGAGGAAATCGTACCCACACCTGTTTCCTG CAACATCACCTGAGATCACCATAGAACCTCCTCCCCAAGCTGTTCGATCCGTCCTTACGC